Part of the Bombyx mori chromosome 19, ASM3026992v2 genome is shown below.
catgtctcaaggtgggttgcagcatttacgttgtagatgtctatgggcccgtTGACGGTCTAACGCCAGGCGGGTCAAGAagtcctccacccatctaagcattaaaaagaGACAGATGACTGAAATCGCGTACGGCcctcataatttttttgtttttattgcttagatgggtggacgggctcacagcaaCACAcaggtgttatgtggttactggagcccatagacatctatgacgtaaatacgccacccaccttcggatatcagttctaaggtcttagtatagttacaacggctgccccgcccttcgaaccgaaatgcattactgcttcacggcagaaataggcaggttggtggtgcctacccgcgcggactcacaagaggtcctaccaccagtaaattatgaaaatattatgaaaaaccTTCTGTATTCTAAATGgtgataaattattttaaaatgttatgtaAGTAGGCTACTTATAAACTAAAACACAAATAGCTTCTAACACTTAAAGTAGATTTTGTAACTATCACTCATTGCTCGAGAATATCAAAGAGTGctatgatacaaaaaaaaaggaattatattatttttcttttttgaaaaGAAGACAAGCTGAGATATTCTTCATCTGGGAACAAAGAAGAACACAGTCTTCGGCTTGCATTCAGCGCTTTCCTGTAATTTCACCAAGTCATTTTCACCAAGTTTTATtgctggaggtaggacctcttgtgagtccgcacgggtaggtactaccaccccgcctatttctgccgtgaagcagtaatgcatttcggtttgaagggtggggcagccgttgtaactatacggagaccttagaacttatatctccaggtgggtagcgcatttacgttgtagaagtctatgggctccagtaaccacttaacaccagatgggatgtcagctcgtccacccatctatgcaataaaaaagtcacCTGTCTTTACAATATACGGTgacttatatttaaataatgtagTACAATGCCACTAAATTAAGTAATAGcaaatattgaaacaaaaatattttcaccgtTACACCGCAATGGAGACGTTCGCAGAATTACGTTTAGTATCAATAAATGGATTCCGTGCATCTGATTAAACATTTCTCGTTAAAATTCATGTCATTGGGACTTTAGAAATAAAGGCAATTTTAAAAGCTACTTAAAACAGCTTATAAGCAAACGACCAAATATGACAAGCCACCGTCAGAGCCTCAATTGATCATTCAAATAACTCTCCATATTCAATTACGGAGAAGTAGAATAAAGAAGgaggtaagaggggagtgagcgaaggaaTGGTACATGATAGAGgcgtatggaaggagaaaacatgttgcgccgaccccaggtaactgggagaagggcaggataatgatgatgattcaaTTACGGAGCGAAGAGGGACACTGAAAACTGGCCGACAGAGACCTCATTGATGCCTTCGAACCGTGATGCTAGAAGGAAGGAAAATGCTGCAGATTTCATGTCTTTCGCACCAATGTGTCAATCCTAAAAGAACaagaactatacttgagaccttagaacttgtatctcaaggtgggtggcgcatttacgttgtagatgtatatgggctccagtaaccacttaacaccaggtgggctgtgagctcgtccacacatctaagccataaaaaaaaagatttgcatTCAAACTAGACTTTCCACCATATACCGTAGGGTACTGGAATTCTTTGGATACATTGCCCGAAAAGGGGGTCACAATTTCGAACATCTGATGGTGACAAGCAAGATAGAGGACAAACGTCCCAAAGGACGCAATCCCACGCTGTGGTAGGACCAGATTCAATCTTCTTTGAAGCTGCAAGTTCCACGGTGCCCTTCACGAAGCCAAAGATCGTAACAGATGGAgagatatcgtttttttttttaggtctcaagtatagttacaacggctgctccacccttcaaaccgaaacgcattactgcttcacggcagaaataggcagggcggtggtacccacccgtgcggactcacaagaggtcctcccaccagtaattacacaaattataattttgcgggtttcatttttattacacgatgttattccttcaccgtggaagtcaatcgtgaacatttgttgagtacgtatttcattagaaaaattggtacctacccacctgagattcgaacaccggtgcatcgctcaacacgaatacatcggacgtcttatccgctaggccacgacgacttcgtttGTGAGAAAATGATGCAGCGAAGGAGTTACGAtactcagtaatgaggaaagcgATACGAGGAGGTAAGTGgcctaaaaaataaaacgcataTTGTACTCATATCATGCAATGCGACTATGCCAGTGTTCATATCTCGCAGATAGGTATATTATCGTTCTAAAACATAAGTAGCACGTACATGAAAGAATAGCGCAATGAATAATGAgtcataataaaaattcaaacacaCAATATTTCCAAATTTCCAAATTACAAACTTTTTTTACCGgtgataggaccttttgtgagtccgcacgggcaggacTACTACccaccactaccctgcctatttctgccgtgaagcagtaatgcgtttcggtttgaaggctaggactgccgttgtaactatactgagaccttagaactcacatctcaaggtgggtggcggtatttacgttgtagatgtctatgggctccggtaaccagttaacaccaggtgggctgtgagctagtccacccatctacgcaaaaaAACCCCAATTTTTTAAGATTTGTAACGACCGTAACTAtagttaattgtatttttgCTGCAGCAATTCCGGGCCTTTATTATATTAGATGGGCACCAGTGCTCATAATCAGTCTGGTGTTAAGATTGATGATTAGCACTATGAGACATGAAGTCATACTATCGagtgtaataatatataaggATAAAACAGCGCGGTGAATGCCCATGATGGCTAACAATTCTTTATCAACTTGTTCATGACCAAGCCTTAGTTACGACAATACAACATTCTACCACCTGACTCCTTCTACTCTTGAATATCTTCATCTGTAACGTTCATCCTTACGGTGCTCTGCCATGTTATCCTATTTTCGGCTACTTAGAGAGCTTCATTGATGCTGGAATCAAGGGTGGAGCGGGTCTTGTCAAATTAACACATTTACATGCGCACCCGCAATCTCTTTCCTTCCCCCTTTCCAGTTTTCTCAAGATTGTCTCTATCTTTCGTGCCATGTGTCCGAAGTACTCTAAGATTGGCTTGAGACAGATACTGGGAAGCCTCGTTTTAATTTTGCACCTCGCTAGGTTAGATACCAGAGTATGGAACCCTAAAATCAGATCTAAGCTAATAGCCGGCATTTATCGTtttttaatctaatattaatttCGTATTAGACAGATGGTACTACTCGAATTATTGTTGCTATGTGATTATTAATTCCAAAGAAGCAACTGCCAGTTCAAGACTCCACCCACGGTTTCTGGTAGACCGCGTGTACAAGCCACTGTGAAGTTTTCTAAATTGCACATATAAATTTGCTGCTTTTgtgaactgaaaaaaaaattcccaAGATCATTTCAAGGAAATTCGATAATTCATTAAAACATGTAACATAGAATTACAATGAGCTGTTATTTGATCTTCAAATATTTTAGATACGAGATAGTTTTCTTGCTAATGTTTATACAAGAATAGTTCGGATGCTTCGCGTTCTTGTAACGAATGTGTTTATCATCTTGATGATGTGGCGTGTCCTTATCTAAAGCGAACCATTCGTGGGCGACGAGCCACAGTTTTGTGCGATTTTAAACTACCACCTTGACTTATCGGTTGTTAACCGCTACGCTTCGGTGATAGTAGTTCAATTTCAAACTGACAATAGATGTTCGACAACCAGTCACTGATTCCGCGTTGTTACACCTATTCCCAAAATGGCCACGCACCTCGGCTTTAAAAGATTCAGCGCTCGTGCTAATTCATAGAGCTATtgagaatataaatttatttcatatcaGATGGCATTCATGCTTTATTGCTTACCATCTAAGCGGAACGATCAACCGGCTAACAGCAATCAAATAGTCTTACTGACTGAGGTAACATTtgccaaaaatataattagagCTTTTATGCCACTACCAAGggaatgtattaaaaatcaacttAAGTTCCCATGAGGCAATTTTGGCGTAGATAGGTATGCAGAACAACACTAATATAGAAATAATTGTGTAGTTGCCATCACCCTGCCCATTtgcgccgtgaagcagtaatgcgtttcggtttgaagggtagggcagccgttgtaactatacttgagaccttagaacttatatctcaaggtggatggcgcatttaagtcgtgggctgtgagctcgtccacccacctaagcaataaataaataaattagaatagcACAACACGAATAAACAAGGGAATTACAATTCATTCAAAAATTGTATCTTCCGAAGAATTTTGAAATACAATTCATTCAAAATTTGTCaaaaatgttataattattttgcgATGACAATGCTGAAAATTGACTATCCATTCGACAGAGTGTCGCATATCTTCATGAACAGCTGCCCTAAAACCACGCCACCATTACACGGTAACGTACAGATGATTCAAGCCTTGATTCCATCGACGTACATCACGTACCATATTTTCTGAGAAATTACATGGTGAAGGAAAAAACCTTAGGGCTGTTCGTCGGACTACGGAAGAAAAAATGTGTGAAATTCGTctgaaatcgttaaataaattgtatgcgCTATTATATTCGTgggactatactgagaacttagaacttatatctcaaggtgggtggcgcatttacgttgtagatgtctatgggctccagtaaccacttaacaccaagtgggctgtgagctcgtccacacatctaagaaacaaaagaaaaaaaagattcagAATTGTCCAAGACATTCAAGTACTCTGTTGCTTGCTTCCCGTGTTCATTATCTGACCAACTCTCCACGGAATCGTAATACCGTATTGTTATTGCAATTATGGACACATGTTAAAAAGCTACATGAATGAAGAGTAGTTTGAGTGTTGTTACATTAAAAGATCTAattgaatgtattttattacaagCGTAGAGGGGTAATAGGTGAACGAGAATTGATAGTTCTAATGACATTAATTGTATTTCGACTAGTTTATAGATTTGAAGGTGCAATTCCTTCAAATACCCTTTTAACTAGtccctccgtgcgtcgtattcctcagttctgagggtcgtgacctttactgagcacttttgtcaggactatgttcttccattcacttctgtcctccgcgcagtggatagcgacattgatgctggattccaaagtcgtcttgatctgatcggaccagcgcatgggactacgccccctaggcctctttccttccactttgccggtgatgagaagcctttcgagattgtcacccttttttctcgcaacgtgaccgaaaaactctaaaatcctacgtaggcaaatggtggagagtcttaaggagacgcctagttcttccaggattgatgcgtgtgtccgatgcgccgtccagggaatccgcagcattttcctccagcaccacatctcaaacgcgtcgatccgACTTCGATCAGCCTTCTTCAGAGTCCATGTCTCCGCCCCATATAAGAAAATAGAAAACACAAGACTTGTTACAAGTTTACGCTTGGTTTTTATGGAGATGTTTCTATCGGACCAGATGCTATCAAGCTGAGACATGGCAGTTTTTGCTATACCGATACGTCTTCGAATCTCAGGCTCGCACGATCCAGTATTCGCAATCATGGAGCCCAGGTATATGAATCTTTCTGTTGTTTCAAGATGCAGTGACCCCGTGTGCTCCAGTTTGTTCATGCGGTCTATTACCATCACTTTTGTTTTGGATCGGTTAATGGCAAGACCAAGTTCGAGGCTAATTTTTTCAAGCTTGCTCATGAGAGCAGTCATCTCGCTTTCATTAGCCGCGAGAAGAGTGGTGTCGTCGGCGTATCGGAGGTTGGACAATTTTACTCCACCAATGGTAACTCCACCATCCCAGCCTTCACAAGTCCGTCTCATGATATACTCTCCATAGATATTGAAAAGGACTGGAGATAATATGCAGCCTTGCCTTACGCCCTTTCTAAATTTAAAGGGGGCAGAGATTGTTTCCTCCACTCTAATGATTCCCTGGTTATTAATGTACAGGCTATGTAGCAGTAGGACCAGATGTTGCGGTACTCCCAATTCTGCTAGTATTTTCCACAGGTGATCCCATTTGACGCAATCAAAGGCTTTACTGTAGTCAATAAAACACATGATCATCGGAGTGCCGAACTCATACGACCTCTCGATAAGCTGCCTGATATTGAGGATTTGTTCACGCGTTCCCTTCCCCTTAACGAAACCGGCTTGCTCCTGGGGGATTTGCCAATCTAGGAAGTAGCGCAAGCGGGTGTTGAGAATGTACAGTAGAACTTTGCTGCAATGGGAGACAAGGGCCAGCGTGCGGTAATTGTCGCACTTCCTAGTTGATCCTTTTTTATGAAGCGGCAAGATGATCGACTTAGTCCAGTCATTGGGCCACTCGCCATGTTGCCATACGTAATTGCAGATACTATGCACTGCATTCACACCCCTCTCTCCCAGTGATttgattatttctgccgtgatgtgATCCGGTCCTGGAGCTTTATTACTCTTTAGTCGAGAGATGGCTTCTGTTACTTCTGATCGTATTATTGAAGGTTCTAAGGTTATTTCGTCCCAGACTGGGAGCTGTGTACTCATTGACTCAGGCTGATCATATAGTCCTTCACAGTATTTACGCCACCTTTCGACAACGGCATTTAAATCAGTGATAGGCTTGCCATTGTGATCTTCAATTATCCAGGATCTTGGTTTAAATTTCCGAGACAAAAGGCGAACTTTCTTGAACAAATCAGACGGTTGGTATTTTTGCGAGTGTTTTTCGATCTCAATGCAAATGTCTGCAATGAAACAGTTTTTATCCCGGCGGCACGCTTTTTTAATTTCCTTGCAAAGGTCAGAATAAGTCTTCCTGACGTCATCATCCTGTAATCCCTTCCCTTTGATGTATTTCCTCTTGCTTATAAGCTTCCATGTTTGCTCCGAAATCCATACTTTCGTTTTTGTTTTGCGACCTGCATTTCCCTCTCTGTGGGAAGCCTTGATTTCTTCAAGGGATTCGCAGAGATGAGATTTTACGGTTTGCCATTGGGTGTTAGCATCGCCTGTAGGAGGTTCTAGGGCTAGTTTTTTCTCTACAGCATCGCATAGGTATGTCCTTTCTTTCGGTTCCAGTGTACGTGGACCTCTGATGGTTCTACTGCTGGCGGCTTTGAGTCGTAATGTAAATCTTGCGACCAACAGGTTATGGTCAGTACCGCACTCTGCTCCAGGAAATGTCTTGACGTTTCTGATAGCGGATTTCCATCTgctgtttattaaaatataatcaatttGGTTGCGGTATCGAGCCCCGGGTGATGTCCACGTATATAAACGCCTAGGATGGTGCTGAAAGCATGTGTTTGCTATGCAGAATTTCCTTTCAATGCAGTAGTCAAGCAATCTCTGACCTCGTTCATTTCTGACGCCAAGTCCGAAATTGCCCACTATCGACGGGAGATCATCATTACAGGTATTGCCAATCTTAGCATTCCAGTCACCCAAGATTATTGTGATTTCACGGTTGGATATGGTGTTTAAAGTAGCTTCTAAAGACTCGTAAAAACAGTCAATGTCTTCTTCTTTAGCTTTTTCGGTGGGGGCGTACACTTGGACTATATTCAGTATATTGGGTTTAGCATTAAGCCGGATGGTGATGATTCGGTCAGATATGGGGTTGTAGCCTAGAACATGCTTGACGATATCTCTTGGAAGTAGTATTCCCACTCCATTTGCACTTTTATTTTCACTTCCCGAGATATACAAGGTGCCACCCGATGGTGTTGTAAAATGTCCGTTTCCGCGCATATGAGTTTCGCTAAGACCAAGGACAGAGATGTTATGATTGTTTGATTCCGCGTCAACAATGGATAACTTCCCCGGCTGCAGTAATCCGCGAACATTCCACGTAGCAATGAGGTGTTCTTTCTTAATGGGTTTTAACTAGTATGTCCAGATTAACTCAAAGCCCAGCTGATGTGGTTACAAGAGCTCAAAGGTAAAGCAAATCGCGTTGCACCACATTGAGACAGATGGTTGATTAATATGTAACTTGATGATAGTACCATTCATTATCTTTGAATCTAGTACCGACTTGATAGGGACTTTGACTTTTACCAAACTATTTTTCTAAGCTCTCAAAGCAAGTAAACCTGTGTATTCGAAgccaaaataattattatatttgtaaaaagcgACTTCACTTTTAATGTACCGCACGCTACATCAAATTATCTGTAGTCGATTTCTCTTTGAATTTTGTCTACGCGctcacaaatttttatttaccctACTTTTTGGAACATGGCTTTTTTTACTTCACTTCTGAATACAAAAATAGGGGATGGAAGCGAAAATTGCAATTCTGTGCTCTGTAATGAGAGTGATGATCTTTCAGCATTATAGTATAAAAGTTTGGTAATGTTTACTTAGGAATGGGTATTGGAAGCTGCAGTATTGTGACAATGTGTCTTTCAAACAAGAAATCAGGCTAGCTTTAGTGACATAAATTCgggctaaataaataaatacttaagatCAGCTGAGACGTTCTCTTGAAAAGCGTTTGTACAACAAGGCGTATTATAAAGTTTTGTTACATGATAATGATCGCAGATAAAGCATGTTCTTCCAAACTTTATTTTCttactatatatatactattatgTTATTACTTTTATATGTTAGTACTTTGTTATATATTGTTTGTTGATATGttattacttttttcattttattcatttaataatatgaaaatagaTCGGTATACATAtaaagtattatatattattatttataccgaACTATTAGTaccgaactttaaaaaaaagaaagtccgCTGAGTTCTCTTTGAGGGTATTTTCGGAACTTtggcttttttttggaactGATGTGAATAGGTATACAGACCAACACTCATATAGAGGTAGAAATAATTGTGTATTTAAAACAGCATGATATGATAAATAAGGAAAATACAATTCattcaaaatttgtattttcCGAAGTTGATTCTTAAGTATTGCTTGAATGAGCATGAATATTACAAACAAAGCTTACAAGCATTTACCGCTCGCAAAAACCTTACGGAGTACTATCCTCTGTCGTCCCAACAAGGTAAATTATTGCGTAAATTTGGGGTATCTTTTCCCTTATTATTTACGACAACCATTTCATCCCAATGCCTAAATCATAGCTCCCTTTCGGCTTTTCCTCGTCTAGTTGTATTTGCTAATCTTTTTGAAggtttttcttaaaatatttactggaAGACTTGTTAAACTAGGATTATCCGGCGCATTGATAGATTAGCAGTAAGTgggcaaaatattttttctgattATCAGATTTATCCTTCCCAGCTACATTTAAAACGAAAaccgataaaaaaaattttgttccaCTAGTACCACTACCTGGTTACGTATTGGTCTAGGTCCTCAATAGACTCTACCATTAAAATAGCCAAAGCTATACGCGCATTCCATACCAAAGCAAACAACATGTCAACATGACAAAATGCAACATAAAAATCTTTATGGTGacctatctataatttaatgtaatttttgtatGAATGATTGATGACTTAGGTCTTAGCCTTAGGGCTACAGTATGCTGAGGTGTGATCTGATGATCTCCAACCACCGCTAGGAGGAAACGACTGAAGAAATCACTATAGGTATTCGatagtatctatactaatagaTTGCAGAAAAGCCGTCAAGGAAATTAGCTTGTGTTTCATTAAATATCTTAGCAGGATACAATATTGGGAATAAGGCAACAGTTGAAACTAGGGACTTGccgaaaataacaaaacaaataaaggtAGCAGGTCGAACTTCTAATGAGTCAAACTTATGACGCATTTGAGAGCGCTCTATCAAAAAAATGTACTAGAATAGACTTATTATAGTTAGTTAACTGGGATTTTCATAAATATGAACTAGATGTGAGCCTATTTCTACGTAAGGCAATCATGCGTATCGCTGTCAAGAATGGAGCAGTTCATAGGCACGTGCGCTGAAAATCTCTCGGCCAGTAAAGAAGACTAAATATGGCCTGCCGTGTGGTCGTCTTCTATAAGGTCCTGCGAGCTTACTGTTTTGCTCAACCCAAAAGTTTCTATTTGTTTGCGCTTCGAACTCAAATAAATCGGAAGTCCGAACTTTAAGCGTCCGGTTATCTGGTCGAGTCGTTGGACACACACCTTTTCGGCGTAATATCCCAGCAGATGTCCTAATTAAGGGGACGAGGCATGGGCGGGAGCGGGCTATATTGCGACCTTTCAATAATGAACACAGGGGGAAAAGCTTAAGGGCGTGATGTGAGGGACGAGCGAAAGCGATTTTTGGTATTGTGTCttaaatttgttgaaaaatTATCCAGCCGAATCTTGGATTTGAACCCAAAAGCCTTTGAATGAAGCCATTGAAAACCGTGTTCGGCTTTTGCAGATCGTGTGCTATGTTCAACTGATGAAATAGGTTGTAATATGTTTAAATAGCAGAAAGGTTAAAAGATTTGAAAAGACCAAGCTGGCTACAAATGCTACGAACAAAGCCTACAAACTTAACAATGTGATTTTGATCGCAACATACGTTGTGAAGAGGTAAAAACACAGGTAAGATAACTTAACTATGCCTCTGAAATTGCCGCGTCAGTTTTATACCATGGTATTGGGGGGTGAAGTATTCATGCCCCCCAGTATGTTCGTTGTTGCGGCCATTATGTAaacacagttttttttgttggctCCGAAAGTAGACGAGTATATAACTACCCTAATGGTGACTTATCACAGTCACTTGTGAACATAAGCAcaaccaagtcgctgcctattgGTTAGGGCTCTATTTAAATGTCGCTTGTaggaggaggaggagattcCAGAGCCAAATGCTGTCTTGTAGAAACGGTCTCCTAAAACTCTGACACTCACTCTTGATAAGCACAGTTATTCCATGAAAATAGAATGAATAAATTCTGGTTTGGTCACAAGTGTTGTAATGATATAAAAAGTGATCTCAAGCAATTCCCTGTTGAACATATTGTTTAAAACATAGAGAGAACCGAAGCTCACATACGATCAGGACTCTCCACAATCCTAACGATCCTCTTCTATATGAAGTTGAATAGAAGTAGGAGACTCCAGACAGGCAGTTATGTGATATCTGTGAATTGTAATAACCGACACGAAAATGAACCTGACCTACCTCCATCACACAAGCTACTAAAATGTTAAGTAACTAATATCCCCAAACCGCCTCTATCTATGGCTTAGCCACCAATCTTAGGGATAAAGGAAAATATTTGTCAATGAAATCCTGAGCTCCTTTGTAATTGCGACACGGCAACCGACTGAAGAGATACGCGTTGTGTGTTTGTACAAAAACGATTTCATCTAAATGTAATGCCGATGTGCTATGGTTTGTTTGCTTTTATCTTGCCACTTGtttcatcctttttttttcgcGAATCATACGAGTTTACTGTCGCATTGTTTGTTTTGTGACCTCGCTTAGTGCGCTAGGTGAATCGACACATTTGAATGGCGAATATAACGGgtggaatattataatatcaagtCGTCGTAGCCGCGGAATAAGATAGTCCGGAGTATTCGTATCTAgatatgcaccggtgttcgaatcccgcaggcaagtaccaatttttgtaatgaaatacgtacttaagaaatgtttacgattgatttccacagtgaaggaatagcatcgtgtaatgaaaactaaacctgcaaaattataatatgcgtaattactgctggtaggacctcttgtgagtccgcacgagtaggtaccaccgccctgcctatttttgctgtaaagcagtaatgcgtttcggtttgaagggtggggcagccgttgtactgtaaaaactgagacctttgaacttatatctcaaaggtacatctacaacgtaaattacccacccaccttgaaatatgagtgctaaggtctcaatatagttacaacggctgccccgcccttcaaaccgaaacgcattactgcttgaaataggcaaggcgtaggtggtacctactcgtgcggactcacaagaggtcctactaccagtaaagtgTGTCTTGGacgtttcataaaataaattaaattcaattcattTGATGTTTGACttttaagataatttaaaacatgGTTAATGTGCAGTATACCCCAAGGACCCGTGTTTGGACTAAAAGCTTTTGGTCATCAGGAAACGCGTTACAAACCAAACATCCGAATAACATACAGATATTAGTACCGTTATCATAATTAACGAAGCTTCAGCTAAAAGGCCATGTTTAATGAAGCTGTTAGACACAGCATTAGAGTTCAGCTATGAATAGCTAAAGCAAACATTCACGAACGATCTAATTGATAAatgaaatgtgtaataaagcataggttagaacttaaatctctgCTGTGAAGTTATTGAATGTGTAATAAAGCCTAGATTAGAACTTAAGCCTTGCTTGAACTTGCTGTGAAGTCATCGTGCCTTCTATTTTCTTTACTTTAAAGACTAGACTTGGTTTTTCTGTTTATACCTTAAGTCAGGTTAGGTATTGtcctccagcccctatgaggaggcagtctcctcccggttaTGGTCAcagggcgacctaagggggttgaggc
Proteins encoded:
- the LOC105841345 gene encoding transposon TX1 uncharacterized 149 kDa protein translates to MRGNGHFTTPSGGTLYISGSENKSANGVGILLPRDIVKHVLGYNPISDRIITIRLNAKPNILNIVQVYAPTEKAKEEDIDCFYESLEATLNTISNREITIILGDWNAKIGNTCNDDLPSIVGNFGLGVRNERGQRLLDYCIERKFCIANTCFQHHPRRLYTWTSPGARYRNQIDYILINSRWKSAIRNVKTFPGAECGTDHNLLVARFTLRLKAASSRTIRGPRTLEPKERTYLCDAVEKKLALEPPTGDANTQWQTVKSHLCESLEEIKASHREGNAGRKTKTKVWISEQTWKLISKRKYIKGKGLQDDDVRKTYSDLCKEIKKACRRDKNCFIADICIEIEKHSQKYQPSDLFKKVRLLSRKFKPRSWIIEDHNGKPITDLNAVVERWRKYCEGLYDQPESMSTQLPVWDEITLEPSIIRSEVTEAISRLKSNKAPGPDHITAEIIKSLGERGVNAVHSICNYVWQHGEWPNDWTKSIILPLHKKGSTRKCDNYRTLALVSHCSKVLLYILNTRLRYFLDWQIPQEQAGFVKGKGTREQILNIRQLIERSYEFGTPMIMCFIDYSKAFDCVKWDHLWKILAELGVPQHLVLLLHSLYINNQGIIRVEETISAPFKFRKGVRQGCILSPVLFNIYGEYIMRRTCEGWDGGVTIGGVKLSNLRYADDTTLLAANESEMTALMSKLEKISLELGLAINRSKTKVMVIDRMNKLEHTGSLHLETTERFIYLGSMIANTGSCEPEIRRRIGIAKTAMSQLDSIWSDRNISIKTKLLTELRSGPNAKIMTFGSYACEEVSSSFHVHEGKVRIVSRYWEIFGNTAAERLRYWNKQRLLEPLGLL